A single genomic interval of Camelina sativa cultivar DH55 chromosome 11, Cs, whole genome shotgun sequence harbors:
- the LOC104728145 gene encoding uncharacterized protein LOC104728145, with the protein MTQLGQGRQHNLKRKSKLLQNISPHLHTLYIYLHHPFNNSYSNSQIFSNKIEVHRRESLRLQDVKFITFVFIAFIAFTMSSLALTKTLILGEEEKAACVPADLLICKSAVTTKSPPSKECCAKLKEQQSCFCDYLKDPSAGQYITAAKKVLAACDIPFSSC; encoded by the exons ATGACTCAACTCGGCCAAGGGCGTCAACATAACCTT aaaagaaaaagcaaactatTGCAAAACATTAGCCCACATCTACATaccctctatatatatcttcaccATCCTTTTAATAATTCATATTCAAAttctcaaatattttcaaacaaGATAGAAGTACATAGAAGGGAGTCACTAAGATTACAAGACGTGAAGTTCATTACATTCGTATTCATCGCCTTCATCGCCTTCACTATGTCGTCTTTAGCTCTAACCAAAACATTGATTTtgggggaagaagagaaagcagcATGTGTTCCGGCAGATCTTCTAATATGCAAATCTGCAGTAACAACTAAAAGTCCACCTTCGAAGGAATGTTGCGCAAAACTAAAAGAACAACAGTCGTGTTTTTGTGATTACTTAAAAGACCCATCGGCTGGTCAGTATATTACGGCTGCCAAAAAAGTCTTAGCAGCTTGTGATATACCTTTCTCTAGTTGTTAA